The sequence below is a genomic window from Ctenopharyngodon idella isolate HZGC_01 chromosome 11, HZGC01, whole genome shotgun sequence.
ATGAGTCCGTTGCGGGTCCGCGGCGGATGTATGTATCAATTTGCGGCTCCCAAACGGACCCGCCGCGGAGGTAAGGTTTTAATCGCGGATGCGGAGCGAATGCAGCGCGGAGCCACGGCGGGTCCGCGATCCGCCTTCGTTGCGGATCCGTCACTGCGCGCAAGTGGACGCCGATACGGGTCCGTTTCGCGGATACGTTCCGGAAGCCGCGATACCTCCGCGGCTGATCCGGCGCGGAGTCCTTTTGCTGTGTGGGACGTCTCTCGTGTATGCGTGATAATGAGTGACCATGGCAACACAGAATGAGTGCCGCGCGCTGTGTGAAACTGGCTATaaaagcataaacaaaacacgacGCCTCCGTCGACTGTGTTAGTGtgtttagttaaattgctgaaaataacgagtgttttgtcactttaatattactttggtcacgaTAACGGATACCCAAACACTAGAGACGCCAGAGCGTCgctatggtttccaagctgtcaatcatcgcatTTTCGAGAGTGAGTCATGTtccgtacacacatgtaacgataatttaggggattcactcccgcatttaaatgcggttgtcactcctgaaacttatGTGTGTACGTGGCCAATAACTCGTGACCTAAACGTTGTTAAAACAGAAATGCAGCTATTTCCAATCATAGTAACCTAGACAACAAGCTACAACAGCCCAATTTTCCTCAAATGCAGGCAGCGGAGAGACAAGTCTGAAGGGACCGTCTGAAAAGTGCAAAACCCAAAACCCTTTGactcattttatattatgaaaaatactcaataacttcactgtaacACACTGTACTATCACCAAATTCAGTTCATACGTCACTGCTCTCCTGCTGGTTGTAATGGAACACTtagtttgataaaaaaaaaaaaagcataacttttatgattattaattattaaataaaatcaataacttcactgttattagtaaaaatattaaataaattgtaatgctATCAAATTCAGTAAGCAATTATCATACAAAAGCTGTTGTATGTAAGCTGTGTACCAACATCATTTGTGTAAAGAAGGCCTTTATGTGCTACTTGCCAAATTAAGTGTTGTAGTACCTATAACCAGCAGGAGAGCAGTGATGTATAAactgaatttggtgacagtacagtgtgttacagtgaagttattgaGTATTTgtcataatataaaatgagcaaaagggTTTTGCACTTTTCAGACGGTCCCTTCAGACTTGTCTCTCCGCCGCCTGCATTTGAGGAAAATTTGGCGGTTGTAGCTCGTTGTCTAGGTTACTATGATTGGAAAtagctgcatttgtgttttaacatCGTTTAGCTCACGAGTTATTGATCTGGGAAGCTCGAATCTGTGAATATATTGCCAACTTTACTGAACTGCTTGACATAAGCACTGActgcatttctttatatttgagtccAACAAGTTCAAACTCTATGAGTCGCgcattatttgtgtgcattattaACGTATGGAGCTGACTGAAACACTACTGCCAGCCAGCGGGACATTAAAGAGGAAGTGTTTGTCCGAGCTCACAGCAAGGGAACAATatctttgcgagggaacgcaaaagttttccAAGGGAACgtaaagtttctcgggggaacgcaaaagatttgaaaaaaaaaaaaaaaaaaaaaaatcctcccatcccaatttttttttccaccacaacGTCAAATTTCCTCccataccattttttttttccaccaccatgtccctttaggggctccgtacaaTCTAGAAGCGCGCGCAACTGATCTAGttactacggagcccctaaagggacgtgGTAGTGGGAAAAAATTGGgatgggagggaaaaaaattcaaatctttcaaaattcaaaaatgcagtcagtgcttaaaggattagttcactttcatataaaaattttcctgataatttactcacccccatgtcatccaagatgttgtctttctttcttcagtcaaaaagaaattaaggtttttgatgaaaacattccaggattattctccttataatggacttcaatggcctccaaacggttgaaggtcaaaattatagtttcattgcagctttaaagggctttaaacaataccagatgaggaataagggtcttatctagcgaaacgatcggtcattttcgaaaaaaatgtaaatgtatatgttttatataaacaaatgatcgccttccaagtgcttccgccaaaaccgtactttcgtattcttcaaaaagcttatgctgtatgttctacgccttccctattcaacttacagaatgaacgcagcgccagttaaattttttccgtaagcagaatagggaaggcgtaagacatacagcgtaagctttttgaagaatacgaaagtacggttttggcggaagaaCCCGGAAAACATTCCCTAACAGCACTGATCCTCCTCTAGGGGTCAATGCCAACCAGGGTTCAACACCTCTGCCATGATCATGTGATTTAAACACGCCTATAAAAACATCTGTTGgtgttttgaaaacatgtgGACGTGGCACTCCAGGATTACTATGTGGGAATGTTTAACAGAATTCATTAAAAGTGGGATAAATACTTTAACATTAACATTCCTTCTTAGGAAATGTCAAGAAAGAATATATCTGCATAATGTATCCTAACATTATTTTTCCATATCATTTTTCATCTGTCAGACTTCACTTCATGAATGTGGAAATgttactacattttttttttttactaaggccccctggttgagaatCACTGCACAACAGGACTGTTAAAATGAACTCGTGCAAGCCAAAAGGTTATTGATTACCTTTTAGTAGTGAAAAAGTAGTTATAAGTTATTTTGACCAAAGGTGGAGTCACCCCCTATCTAAACTCACAACACATACACCTTCAACAAAACATCACATGACCTTTTTAAAGCattgccatgtttttttttttttcttttttgcagcAATCTATTATGTTTGTCAAAGTATTATATAACATgggttataaaaataatttagcaTAATGTAGCTAGTTTTTAACACATATAATGTCTGTATCAATCTGTATCACACCCCCTTTAAATGGCGATGACCCTCTCAACTATAAACAATTAAACTCATACAGCAATGCAAAATGTAATCAATTTCAGATAATGTACCGATGTAACTGTAATGTAAGtactttttgatttatttttcgTATTTAATTTacgtatttatttacttatatattattatttttaactttattatatatgtttaagTGGGAAtgttgtaattgtttttttctgtgttgtaactgttgttcctttgttctaatCAATTTGACATTGTCAGAATttgacaaatattaattttttttattatgtattaattttaatgatCAAAAAACTGTGACAATCAGAAGTAACATCAGTTGTACCATTTTTATAGCATGCcagaaaataagtaaataatatcattcatttttctttctttctttctttttctttttttttttttttaaattttttttaacagagcCAACTGACAGAATATGCTGCTGCTTCAACAACTGGTCGATGTGTGCTGATATTATAGCAAACAATTGTCACTGTCAGCATATATGAGCTATACCAAAAAGCATATAAACTCACTAGAGAGCATCTGATAGCATGATTTATTAATCTTGGAAACATGGAAACTCCTGCTCAAACATAAAGAGCATCTACACTGGCTTGCACTTGAACACACAATTATTAGGTGATTAATCTTaacttcaaaatattattatttatacatagCCATAATGTTTCAGTGATGTCTAATCAGGCTACTGTTTATGTCAGCAGCTTGtacaaagcatttttttcttctttttttttttggcaaagaTTGAAATAAAGTAGAATGACAAGCAGCTATATTATATACTGAAACATTTTGTGATGCTGTTACATGTTCATAGAGGCAGATAAAATTAGCTTACATAAAGTTCACAAAAACAGCCCTTCGACATTCAACGTTGAAAAATACTCTTCCATGCTTTCTACCCTAAGAGTAGATTACTACAGAATTTCCTATTTGAGAAGTTGGAAGCCCCTGTACAGTAGAAGAGGTAGACAGTCTTGCTGAAGCGTACTAGTTGTTCCACCTCATAGAGAAGATTTCATATAGTACAGTGGCAgtttaggtgttttttttttagtaaaactTTCCCAGATGTTGTTGAAGCTGGATGTTGTATTTCATCATGACTACTGAAAATAAGGGACTTTGACATCAGTGTGGTAACCCTGAAGGACATCAATTTGATTTGATGGTCGATAAACTGCCAAAGAAGAGCTGAGGAAAACATAATCCTTGATTGTGGCATGATGTCATGTCCTTcctttagtctttttttttctttgctaatACAAAGGGGTGAATTAAAATGGGAGCAAAAGACATataaagattatatatatatatatatatatatatatatagggtcaTTTAGCAGTCATTCCTAAACAAATATATAGCATCACAACATCACAGATACATGATCCTCACTACCTTTAGAGATAGAATAAGATTGTATGAGCATTTGCATATGATAGCAAAAGAAGAGAAAGATGAATTTCAGTTCAGATGAGAGACAATCTTATTAACAATGCTTGtgcaaagagaaaaacaacGTTCGCTGTGCCACTAACCTAAAGTTGTCATGAAAGCCACATGCCTCCATATGAAGAGCTTTAAGAAACAAATAGCTCATCATGTGTCAGTCCTGTATCAAAATATCTCATGGCAAAAATGGAAGAGTAGAAGAAGAAATTCTCAGTgtatttttaaagcattgtCTCTCCTGCTCTTCTCCTCGCATGAGGCCCTCCGTCTTCCGTAAGAATCCAAATATTTAGATCATACAGTCTACTGACATTCTGCTGTACTGCCGCCTGTCTCAACACCCATTGAGAAACCATTACTGAGGTTCTTGGGACTGGGTGGGGTGGTGCTCACTGACAAAGGCTCATGTTTGCCCCCGGGATCCACTGAGCAGCTCTTCTTGGGCACCCTGGGCCGCACCACTGGAGCCTTTGGTATGACAGAGATCTGCCTGTGTCCGTCTGCTATTAGGGGTGGGCGAGTGGGCATGGGCCCAGATAGGGCAGAAGATTTAGATTTATGTGTAGGGTGGAGCGGGGTACTTGAGGGACTCTGAGCCCCATCCTCAACCTGCTTAAATCCCTCTTTAATGGGAATGGGCTCCCTTTGAGAATCCAAGGTGTTTTCCTTCTGTATGTTGCTCTGGCGCGAGGTCTTTTCTGTGTTGGGCATCTCGCAGCTGTCCGTCCGCCGTCGTGAGCCCTCGTGCATGCGGCTTGTGGCAACTACAGCTTTCATAGCAGCCTATAGACAGGGTAACTTTTTACTGTGCACTTTGTTTCAGTAAAATGCTTGTGATTCTGCTCATAAAAAACACAGAAATCATATTCTAGTTCTGTACACTGAACAACATTTGACTTTGAACTCCCTTTTTGCACTACTACAACCAAATGGATCAGGCAACCTGGGATGATTGAACTATACCCACCTCTTTTGTATTGGACATGTCAATTATACAAAGCAGTTCTTGTATTCTAGCAAAACAACCGATAACTCTGGTAAAGTAGCAAAGATAAATTACATAATGAAAGGCTGTGAACTGTGAtgtatataaatgcatattttacttatgtgtttttttttaattttctttataattcatttatttatttattttattattttaatgttcaaaCAAATGGCAATAAATATactttgggaaaaaaaaaaaaaaattgtgtttctcaactggtgggtcgtGACCCAAAAGTGGGTCGCAAGACCGTTCTGAGTGCATCGTAGAGTGTGTATTCAAAGAAAGAAGCACTAACAAAAAACCTAATTCtaaatttttggtaacactttattttacagtgccgtagttacacgttactacatgtacttactatagtaataacagtaaattatgcataattacaagtaactaaccctaaaccaaaccctaactgtaattctataataagtacatgtagttaattaatagtactctgtacttatttgagtaattacaatgtaactatggCACTGTAAAATGTGTAACCAAATTTTTTGCTGATGCAAGAATTTTATTCCGAAAGACGTGCGTGAAACGCTGTTGACTCTTCTGTCATACACGTGTCAGCGTCATTATCTTTAAACGTTATTTTTTGTAACttgttatgaaataaaaagaaagacaaacttTGCCCTGTCAGAAGTTATACTGTGCtcattacacacacacttcaaaTGATCACTTCACTATAAAGAGCAAACAAAAATAGGAgcatgtaataataaaatgtaataattaggcctaaatgtaaaaataacactatagtgttatatattaaatatatacattaaatatagactttgttaaagctgtgttttgtcgTTTgcttaacattaatgacagacaacaTCAGGTATTTATtagctgtcactttaagacttaatgcacggatccacgttcacttaagacataaccaactatgCTTATGAGAATACTTGCAGAGACGGGTGTTCtgccatggaagccagcaaaATTATGCGCAGgcaatataaaaacaaagacGAGGATTTGAAAAAAGAGAGCAgagattttaaacatttatgatacgagccctcatgttttgcttgtataTGAAGCTGTCACTTTAATAATTATGAGCTCTGACACA
It includes:
- the si:ch73-60h1.1 gene encoding calcium/calmodulin-dependent protein kinase type IV isoform X2 codes for the protein MKTVCGTPGYCAPEILRGNAYGPEVDMWSVGVILYILLCGFEPFFDPRGDQYMYSRILNCDYEFVSPWWDEVSLNAKDLVSKLIVLDPHKRLTVKQALEHPWVLGKAARFSHMDTTQRKLQEFNARRKLKAAMKAVVATSRMHEGSRRRTDSCEMPNTEKTSRQSNIQKENTLDSQREPIPIKEGFKQVEDGAQSPSSTPLHPTHKSKSSALSGPMPTRPPLIADGHRQISVIPKAPVVRPRVPKKSCSVDPGGKHEPLSVSTTPPSPKNLSNGFSMGVETGGSTAECQ